In Pseudomonadota bacterium, the following are encoded in one genomic region:
- a CDS encoding acyl carrier protein — translation MEELKKQLKEMIVRDLKIQDVKPEEIDDNSPLFEEGLGLDSLDAVEMVVLVQKHFGVQIEDMDEGKEAFVSINGLAKFIAERREK, via the coding sequence ATGGAGGAATTAAAAAAACAACTGAAGGAAATGATTGTTCGGGATTTGAAGATTCAGGATGTCAAACCCGAAGAAATTGACGATAATTCTCCCCTGTTTGAAGAGGGGCTGGGCCTTGATTCGTTGGATGCGGTGGAAATGGTGGTTCTGGTTCAGAAACATTTCGGCGTGCAGATCGAGGACATGGACGAAGGAAAAGAGGCCTTTGTTTCAATCAATGGACTGGCGAAATTTATTGCAGAACGCAGGGAAAAGTAA
- a CDS encoding lysophospholipid acyltransferase family protein produces MSSLLKKLEALGHGFFYAVLFVTGQGGAYFILGPVIFTYVLFSRKIHQDTAPYRQKRFPGRKGVGCWLDTFRIVYSFGKVLVDRGWLGIKHGRQFEGELIGREELLGIVKKGKGLVLLTAHVGNWQTALAHICELPAPVNSLMHYEQEAVAKHYFDLRKEPLPFKIINNEGFLGGMVESTAALQKGEVVTIMGDRLTKGPHAEVDFLGFPARLPSAAYNLAAATGSPVAVLLAAKTGRKRYSLRVWDVFYPEKSDRDKRQDEIVLCAKRFAGAMEKYTESYPYQWYNFFDFWKQ; encoded by the coding sequence GTGAGCAGTTTATTGAAAAAGCTTGAGGCCCTGGGGCATGGATTTTTTTATGCGGTGCTGTTTGTAACAGGGCAGGGGGGCGCCTATTTTATTCTGGGACCGGTGATTTTCACCTATGTTCTGTTCAGCAGGAAAATTCATCAGGATACCGCCCCGTATCGGCAGAAAAGATTTCCCGGACGCAAGGGGGTTGGTTGCTGGCTGGATACCTTTCGCATCGTCTATTCATTCGGCAAGGTTCTGGTGGACCGGGGATGGCTTGGCATCAAGCACGGCAGGCAATTTGAGGGTGAACTGATCGGCCGGGAGGAACTCCTGGGCATTGTCAAAAAGGGTAAAGGGCTGGTCCTGTTGACTGCCCATGTGGGCAACTGGCAGACGGCGCTTGCCCATATCTGTGAACTGCCCGCACCGGTCAATTCGCTGATGCATTATGAGCAGGAGGCGGTTGCCAAGCATTACTTTGATCTCAGAAAGGAACCCCTTCCCTTTAAAATCATTAATAATGAAGGGTTTCTTGGCGGCATGGTGGAATCCACCGCTGCTCTTCAAAAAGGTGAGGTGGTAACCATTATGGGAGACCGGCTGACCAAGGGGCCGCATGCAGAGGTGGATTTTCTCGGTTTCCCTGCCCGTCTCCCTTCCGCAGCCTATAATCTTGCCGCAGCAACCGGGTCGCCGGTGGCGGTTCTTTTGGCAGCCAAAACCGGTAGAAAAAGGTATAGTCTCCGGGTGTGGGATGTTTTTTATCCGGAAAAAAGCGACCGGGATAAAAGGCAGGATGAAATCGTCCTGTGCGCAAAGCGATTTGCCGGGGCAATGGAAAAATATACCGAGAGTTATCCCTATCAATGGTATAATTTTTTTGATTTCTGGAAGCAGTAA